A genomic window from Sulfurospirillum multivorans DSM 12446 includes:
- the nspC gene encoding carboxynorspermidine decarboxylase → MVKVSKIETIIEQIQTPAYVCEEALLEANLKLLKEVSERSGATVLLALKGFAFKALAPLVDTYLSGCTCSGLHEAKFAKEYFKGTIHTYSPAYKEEDIDEVIALSDHLIFNSFNQWEKYKAKAVGKTSCGLRLNPEVSSSPVDLYNPCGLYSRLGITKENMQYDQLEGIEGLHFHALCEQDASALEAVLQGFEERFGDLIPQMKWVNFGGGHHITREGYDVEKLIQLIKDFRAKYNGINVYLEPGEAVGWQTGPLVASVLDIVHNGMDIAILDISAEAHMPDTLAMPYRAAIRGAGEVGEKPYLYRLGGPTCLAGDIMGDYSFDAPLKIGDKLIFEDMIHYTIVKNTTFNGVKLPDLAVLHKDGRYEVTSQFGYDEYKRRN, encoded by the coding sequence ATGGTCAAAGTCAGTAAAATAGAGACAATCATCGAACAGATTCAAACCCCTGCGTATGTCTGCGAAGAGGCACTTTTAGAGGCAAATTTGAAGCTTCTTAAAGAAGTCAGTGAGCGCTCAGGCGCAACCGTTCTGTTGGCACTCAAAGGCTTTGCGTTTAAAGCGCTCGCTCCACTTGTAGACACTTATCTGAGTGGTTGTACGTGCAGTGGTTTGCATGAAGCGAAATTTGCGAAAGAGTATTTTAAAGGCACGATTCACACCTATTCGCCTGCGTACAAAGAAGAGGATATTGATGAAGTCATTGCGCTAAGCGATCATCTTATTTTTAACTCGTTTAACCAATGGGAAAAATACAAAGCCAAAGCAGTCGGCAAAACCAGTTGTGGACTGCGTCTCAACCCTGAAGTCTCTTCCAGTCCCGTTGATCTTTACAATCCATGCGGGCTTTACAGCCGCCTTGGCATCACGAAAGAAAATATGCAGTACGATCAGTTAGAAGGCATTGAAGGGCTTCATTTCCATGCTCTTTGCGAACAAGATGCGAGTGCGCTTGAAGCGGTTTTGCAAGGGTTTGAAGAGCGCTTTGGTGATTTGATACCCCAAATGAAATGGGTTAATTTTGGAGGAGGGCATCACATCACGCGCGAGGGGTATGATGTGGAAAAACTCATTCAGCTCATTAAAGATTTTCGTGCGAAATATAACGGTATCAACGTTTATTTGGAACCGGGCGAAGCGGTAGGTTGGCAAACGGGGCCATTGGTAGCAAGTGTGCTTGACATCGTTCACAATGGCATGGACATCGCCATTCTCGACATCTCCGCAGAAGCGCATATGCCTGACACCCTTGCAATGCCCTACCGCGCCGCGATTCGTGGAGCGGGAGAGGTGGGCGAAAAACCTTACCTGTACCGCCTTGGAGGCCCAACCTGTTTAGCAGGCGACATCATGGGTGACTATAGTTTTGATGCACCACTAAAGATCGGCGATAAGCTGATTTTTGAAGATATGATCCACTATACGATTGTTAAAAATACAACGTTTAACGGTGTAAAATTGCCTGATTTAGCGGTACTTCACAAAGATGGACGCTACGAAGTGACGAGCCAGTTTGGGTATGATGAATATAAAAGGCGGAATTAA
- a CDS encoding methyl-accepting chemotaxis protein: MRALSIKIKALIVFMVSIVFVASISLGVVVYKSQQLGQIQTKDEGELILEINKNELKAFTTMAEKAIGSFYEASSSETNIAQKIKADAMILKKTLDDIYTNNKDKLSKDELQTMLLALINGYRYNNDVGYFYAYNMEGINVVHPINKALVGKNLTEMKDKEGNFVIKDLLKAAKEGTGVTKFIWPHPITKQDEPKLSYNFYYEPLNIVIGTGDYASSIKEHFQNEAIKILNTLRYTDDNEGYFFGFKKGTANNYVYAFHATKQDRQGSEIKLDSTDSQGKPFRKELIEGAAKNPKEGVFVIYNSEHPITKKDAPKLAYAKYFKEWDWTIVSGVYIDNIEEHTAKQGEKISANINAMLIETVTTGSIVALIAIIAIYFLITNLIAMPLLNLQATAHNLAVGDGDLTKQLEIKNQDEIGGASKEINNFIEKVRATIILAKETSSENASIAHELSTTTLQVGKRVEDSTTIIHQTTTMSNAIQQEINASVVKAKESKEEVIKANQELKSARKFVQQLGERVQNSAHTELELAHKIQQLSSDADQVKNVLTVISDIADQTNLLALNAAIEAARAGEHGRGFAVVADEVRTLAERTQKSLVEINATINVIVQAIVDSSEQMNHNSKEVQELSLIAEDVGKKINTTVDIMDIATMLNDKTVTDYINTGSKIEAIVAKIEEINTLSTQNTRSVEEIAGASEHLNALTEKLNAILNKFRT, encoded by the coding sequence ATGCGGGCTTTGAGTATTAAAATTAAGGCTTTGATTGTCTTTATGGTGTCCATTGTCTTCGTGGCATCCATCTCTTTGGGGGTGGTGGTTTACAAATCACAGCAACTCGGGCAAATCCAAACCAAAGATGAGGGCGAACTCATTTTAGAGATCAATAAAAATGAGCTCAAAGCCTTTACAACGATGGCGGAAAAGGCGATTGGTTCCTTTTATGAAGCCTCTTCTTCAGAAACAAATATCGCGCAAAAGATCAAAGCCGATGCGATGATTCTCAAAAAAACATTGGACGACATCTACACGAACAACAAAGATAAGCTCTCCAAAGATGAACTGCAAACGATGCTTTTAGCGCTGATTAATGGCTACCGCTACAACAACGATGTGGGGTATTTTTATGCATATAATATGGAAGGTATCAACGTCGTTCATCCCATCAACAAAGCGCTTGTCGGCAAAAATTTGACTGAGATGAAAGACAAAGAGGGAAACTTCGTTATTAAAGATCTCCTCAAAGCAGCCAAAGAGGGAACAGGGGTTACCAAGTTCATTTGGCCCCACCCCATTACCAAACAAGATGAACCCAAACTCTCGTATAATTTCTACTATGAACCTTTAAACATCGTTATCGGCACGGGCGATTATGCTTCGAGCATCAAAGAACATTTTCAAAATGAGGCGATTAAAATTCTCAATACCCTGCGCTACACGGATGACAACGAGGGCTACTTCTTTGGTTTCAAAAAAGGAACTGCGAACAACTATGTTTACGCGTTTCATGCCACAAAGCAAGATCGCCAAGGAAGCGAGATCAAACTTGACAGTACCGATTCACAAGGGAAACCATTTCGCAAAGAGCTGATTGAGGGGGCAGCGAAAAACCCTAAAGAGGGTGTCTTTGTCATTTATAATTCGGAGCACCCGATCACGAAAAAAGATGCTCCAAAACTCGCCTACGCCAAATACTTCAAAGAGTGGGATTGGACGATTGTCTCAGGCGTTTACATCGACAATATTGAAGAACACACTGCCAAACAAGGTGAAAAAATTTCTGCTAATATCAACGCCATGCTGATCGAAACCGTTACCACAGGATCGATTGTCGCGCTTATTGCGATTATCGCGATCTATTTTCTCATCACCAATCTGATTGCAATGCCTCTTTTAAACCTGCAAGCAACCGCGCACAATCTAGCCGTTGGTGATGGCGATCTGACCAAACAGCTCGAAATCAAAAACCAAGATGAAATCGGTGGAGCTTCCAAAGAGATCAATAATTTCATCGAAAAAGTGCGTGCAACGATCATTCTTGCGAAAGAGACGAGCAGTGAAAATGCCTCCATTGCGCATGAACTTTCAACAACGACTTTGCAAGTGGGAAAACGTGTGGAGGATTCGACCACGATCATCCATCAAACGACAACCATGTCCAACGCGATCCAACAAGAGATTAACGCGTCAGTGGTTAAAGCCAAAGAGAGTAAAGAAGAGGTGATCAAAGCCAATCAAGAACTCAAATCCGCCCGTAAATTTGTCCAACAACTTGGAGAGCGCGTTCAAAACAGTGCACACACCGAGCTTGAGCTAGCGCATAAAATCCAACAGCTTAGTTCAGATGCCGACCAAGTGAAAAATGTTCTCACGGTCATCAGCGATATCGCCGATCAGACCAATCTTCTAGCGCTCAACGCCGCTATAGAAGCAGCACGCGCAGGTGAACACGGAAGGGGATTTGCCGTAGTTGCCGATGAAGTACGCACCTTGGCGGAGCGCACCCAAAAAAGTTTAGTGGAGATCAATGCCACCATCAATGTGATCGTTCAAGCGATTGTGGACAGCAGTGAGCAGATGAATCATAACTCCAAAGAGGTTCAAGAACTCTCCCTCATCGCGGAAGATGTGGGCAAAAAAATCAATACCACCGTTGATATTATGGATATTGCGACCATGTTAAACGACAAAACGGTTACGGATTATATTAACACGGGCTCAAAGATCGAAGCCATTGTCGCAAAAATCGAAGAGATCAACACGCTTTCAACACAAAATACGAGAAGTGTCGAAGAGATAGCAGGAGCAAGCGAGCATCTCAATGCGCTCACTGAAAAACTCAACGCGATTTTGAATAAGTTTAGAACCTAA
- a CDS encoding amidohydrolase, whose amino-acid sequence MSRVIELYDYLHTIPELGYQEHKTAAFLADELKKAGFSVTTNIGGTTGVVGVYDSGVKGPVIALRGDIDALGHIVEGKLCAMHTCGHDAHSSMVLAAAEELVKTGAITKGKLKIIFQPAEEIGTGALAMVKGGAIEDVDMIFGLHLRPIEETTMGKATPALYHAASERLKAVFHGVAAHGARPHLGVNAIDAAVAAITAVNAIHLNPTESYSIKATQIIADAGVTNAIPNEATVIWDVRSEFNPTMEKLLEKAKSAIIAGAATVGATVDVSNYFAIPAAEYADEAIDILTKAIIEVYGNEGLCPPIKTAGGEDFHYYIKEKPSIKAGYFGLGCDLTPGLHNPAMKFNKEALEQGKNVLIAATKIAMDR is encoded by the coding sequence ATGTCAAGAGTCATTGAGTTATACGATTATCTGCACACCATCCCAGAATTGGGTTACCAAGAACATAAAACCGCTGCCTTTTTGGCAGATGAACTTAAAAAAGCAGGCTTTAGTGTCACAACGAACATCGGAGGAACCACGGGCGTTGTTGGCGTTTATGACAGTGGCGTCAAAGGGCCTGTTATAGCACTCAGGGGCGATATTGACGCGCTTGGACACATCGTTGAGGGCAAACTCTGCGCGATGCACACGTGTGGTCATGACGCGCACTCCTCGATGGTACTTGCGGCGGCAGAAGAGCTCGTGAAAACAGGCGCCATTACCAAAGGGAAATTAAAAATTATTTTCCAACCCGCTGAAGAGATCGGAACGGGCGCACTTGCTATGGTTAAAGGCGGAGCGATTGAGGATGTCGATATGATCTTTGGTCTGCATTTGCGCCCCATTGAAGAGACCACGATGGGCAAAGCAACGCCTGCGTTATACCACGCTGCTTCCGAGAGACTCAAAGCGGTTTTTCACGGTGTTGCGGCACACGGAGCACGTCCACATTTAGGCGTCAATGCGATTGATGCCGCGGTTGCGGCAATCACAGCTGTCAATGCTATTCACCTCAACCCAACCGAATCGTACAGCATTAAAGCCACGCAAATCATCGCAGACGCGGGCGTCACCAATGCCATTCCCAACGAAGCAACCGTCATCTGGGATGTTCGATCCGAATTTAACCCTACGATGGAAAAATTGCTTGAAAAAGCAAAATCTGCAATCATCGCAGGTGCGGCAACAGTAGGAGCAACAGTCGATGTGAGCAATTATTTCGCCATTCCTGCGGCAGAATACGCTGATGAAGCGATTGATATTTTAACCAAAGCCATCATCGAAGTTTATGGAAATGAAGGATTATGCCCACCAATTAAAACCGCAGGTGGCGAAGATTTTCATTACTACATCAAAGAAAAACCCTCCATCAAAGCGGGCTATTTCGGTCTAGGTTGCGACTTAACCCCAGGGCTTCACAACCCAGCAATGAAGTTCAATAAAGAGGCGTTAGAGCAAGGTAAAAATGTTTTAATCGCGGCAACGAAGATCGCAATGGATCGTTAA